One genomic window of Nicotiana sylvestris chromosome 10, ASM39365v2, whole genome shotgun sequence includes the following:
- the LOC138879671 gene encoding uncharacterized protein: MAEQQALAITVRNLEHQMGQLASAQNTRPAGALPCDTEPNPKAQVNAVTLRNGRALEEVPKKNKNIDHPEGELAPKPVEGNEKDNKGPKPVIETRPPSPFPQRLQKQKDDAKYKKFLDILSQVSVNLPLVEILQEVPKYARYLRDIVANKRRHAEFEIVALTEECSARVQSKLPPKLKDPGSFTIPLSLGKQELADRSLVMPEGIIKDVLVRVGTFILPADFIVLDYEADEEVPIILGRSFLATGGEIIDVRAEKLKMRVDDEEVTFNVYKALKIPKHYEDLCMITMVESKGIKQSSYVNYSDPDGTTELNEVVFLAERVKMIEKRARDERGDHLRARKKARIHGRKKKRKRPT; encoded by the exons ATGGCTGAACAGCAAGCCCTCGCCATAACAGTGAGAAATTTGGAGCATCAAATGGGACAGCTTGCCAGTGCTCAAAACACTAGACCAGCTGGAGCTCTTCCATGTGATACTGAGCCCAATCCTAAAGCTCAAGTCAATGCGGTTACCTTGAGAAATGGAAGAGCACTAGAAGAGGTACCAAAGAAAAATAAGAATATAGATCATCCTGAAGGAGAATTAGCTCCCAAGCCAGTTGAGGGGAATGAAAAAGATAATAAAGGACCCAAGCCAGTAATTGAGACTAGGCCACCGTCTCCGTTTCCACAAAGACTGCAGAAGCAAAAAGATGATGCCAAGTATAAGAAATTCCTAGATATTTTGAGCCAAGTGAGCGTGAATCTGCCTTTGGTGGAAATTTTGCAGGAAGTGCCTAAGTATGCAAGGTATCTCAGAGATATTGTGGCAAACAAACGAAGACATGCAGAGTTTGAAatagttgcacttactgaagagtgtagtgccagagttcagagtaaacttcctcctaagttgaaggatcctgggagtttcacaattccttTGTCTCTTGGAAAACAAGAG CTAGCAGATAGGTCACTAGTCATGCCCGAAGGAATTATTAAGGATGTGTTAGTTCGAGTGGGAACATTTATTCTTCCTGCTGATTTTATTGTTCTTGATTACGAGGCAGATGAGGAAGTGCCCATTATTTTGGGGCGATCATTCTTAGCTACTGGTGGAGAAATTATTGATGTGAGAGCAGAGAAGTTAAAAATGAGAGTTGACGACGAGGAGGTCACTTTTAATGTGTACAAGGCACTTAAGATTCCTAAGCATTATGAGGACTTGTGCATGATTACTATGGTAGAATCGAAGGGGATAAAGCAGAGTTCTTATGTGAATTATAGTGATCCAGATGGGACAACTGAGTTAAATGAGGTTGTGTTTCTAGCTGAGCGTGTAAAGATGATTGAGAAAAGAGCCAGAGATGAAAGAGGAGACCATCTGAGAGCGCGCAAAAAGGCTAGAATTCATgggagaaagaagaagagaaagcgcCCAACCTGA